GGGACTTCCTGCACGAGCGGCTCGTGACGACGCTGCGCAACACCACGCGCGCGTTCGACGCCGACCTGCAGGCGTCGGAGGCCGGTCGCCTCGCGATCGTCTCCTCCACCGCCGTGCAGCGCCCGTATCCCGGCGGCGCGAACTACTCGACCGCGAAGATCGCCGCGGAGACGTGGGTGCGCGCGGTCGACCGCGGGTTCTCGAAGGCCGGATCCCCCGCCCGCACGACGATCTTCGTGGTCAAGGCCCTCGGCGGCCTCGAGCGGGCGCTGGCCCGCCGGGTCGTGGGGCTGTGGACCACCGTGCCGCCCGAGCGCGACCTGATCGAGGCCTGATGCCGCCCTCGCGCTACCACACGGCGGATCGCCCCGGAGAGGGCACGCGCCGGACTCCCGCGGGCCGTGGAGCGCGGTATACGTTCGCGTGGTGACCCCGCACGCCAGAACCGCCGAGCACGACGCCTTCGGCCCGTGGATCGACACGGTCCGCACCACCGACGAGGTCCCCCGCCTCTACCGCCCGCACGGCGTCGACCCGTTCGCCGCGCGCCTCGTGCTCAAGGTGCCGCGCGACATCCCGCGCCGCGACACCGACCCGACGATGGACCTGTACGACCACCTCCTCGTCGTCGGCGACCGCGACCTGGAAGTGCTCTCGCGCGACGGATCCGCGTACACCGCCCGGCGCATCCCCTTCGCCGACATCGTGGCCGTGCGCGACCGCGTCGACCTGCTCGACGGCCTGCTCGCGGTGCACACGGCCGACGGGCAGGCCCTGCGGATCCCGTTCAACGGCGCATCCGCCGAGGTGGTCGTGGAGCTGACCGAGCTGCTGATGACGCTGGCGGCCGACTCCGCCGGGGTGCCCGCCACCTGCCCGAAGAAGACCGCGCGGGCGACGCCGCGCATCGACGTCGGACAGGACGAGGCCGGCGTCGCGGCGGCGTACTGGGACCTCGCCGCCCGGGATCCCGAGCTGCGCTACCTGTCGTCGCGGCCGCGCACGCCGCTCGTCTCCACGGCCGACGGCCTCATGGGCGCGCTGCAGCACCTCCGGCCGATGAGCCTCGCGGGCGCGGTGGCCGCGTGCTCGCCGCGTGAGCTGCTGATCCTCACCCGCCGCGACCAGGTCGTCCGCCGCCGCACCGCGACGCTCTCCATCGCCCGCCTCCGCATCCTCCGCCACGCCATCTCCAGCACCACCGCCGAGCCGCACCCGCGCTGGGTCGGCATGTCGACGGTGACCATCCGCGCCGGCGCCGCCTCCTTCGAGGTCGTCGCGGCGTCCGCGGACGAGCTGGAGTGCGACCTCGTCACGGGCGGCAGCTGAGCGCCATGACCGACGCCGTGATCCTCACCGGCACCGTCGGCGCGGGCAAGACCACGACGATGCACGCGCTCGGCGCCCTCCTGGCCGCACGCGGGGTGCCGCACGCGCTGGTCGACGCGGACGCCCTGCGGCTGCTCCATCCCGCGCCGGCGGACGATCCGTTCCACCAGGAGCTGATGCTGCGCAACCTCGGCGACCTGTCCCGCAACCACCGCGAGGCCGGGGCCCGCGTGGTGGTGGTCGCGGCCGTCGTCGAGCGCGCTGACGACCTGCCTGCCTACGCCGCCGCGCTGGGATCCCACGAGCCGCTGCTCGTCCGGCTCACGGTCGACGCCGACGCGGTGCGGGCGCGGCTCGACGCCCGACACGGCGAGGACGACGCAGCCCTCGCGTGGCATCGTGCACGCGCCCCCGAGCTGGCCGCGATCATCGACGCCGCGGGCCTCGGCGGGCTGGCCATCGACACCACATCCCACAGCCCGGCGGACGTCGCCGCGCTCGTCGCCGACCGCGCCGGCTGGTGGGCGCGCCCTAGGGTCGAATGATGAGCGACGACCTCCCCCTCGACTTCACCGCGCCGCTCTGGGCGTGGGAGGCGCGGCGCGAGCTGTGGACCTTCGTGAGCCTGCCCGTCGAGCTCGGCGGCATGCTGCGCGAGCTCGGCGAGGCCGGCCGTCGCGGCTTCGGATCCGTGCCCGTCCGCGTCCGCGTCGGCACCACGACCTGGCGCACGTCCGTGTTCCCGCAGGGCGACGGCACGTGGGTGCTGCCGATCAAGCGCGCGGTCCGCGACGCCCAGGGCCTCGAGGTCGGCGCGCCCGTGTACGTCGACCTCGAGCCGATGCCCTGAGACCGCCCCGCGTCAGCCGCCGACCGGCGGCGAGTACAGCTGCAGGTCGTTCCCCTCGCTGTCCTGGAACGGGAGGATCCGGCCCCACTCGTGGTCGCTGATCTCGCCCGTGATCTCGGCGCCGCGTGCACGGATCCGCTCGAGCTCGTCCTCGATGGAGCCCTCGGGCGTGAACGAGATGACCGCCCCGCCGCTCGACGAGCCGCTCGCTTCCTCGCGTGCGTTCAGCCCGATCATCAGGCCGTCCGCGTCGATCTCGCTCCAGTCCGCGTCCTCGCTCGTGACCGTGAGTCCGAGCGTGTCGCGGTAGAACGCCACCGCGCGCGTCATGTCCTGCACGGGCAGCCATACCGTCGCCACCGAATCGACCATGGGGTTCCTCCTCGCATCTAGGTGTACTGAGTCATGACGTTGGTGACACTCGGGCCGCGGGCGTCAGCCCGTGGCTCGAGTGGATCCGTTCAGTGTTGTAGTGCTCGATGAAGGGGTCAAGCGCGTCGGCGCGGTGTTGGTTGCTGGTGAAGGGTTGCCGGTAGGCCCACTCGGTCGCGAGGGTCCGGTTGAAGCGCTCGACCTTGCCGTTCTGCCAGGGGCAGTGCGGGCGGATGAACTTCTGCCGCGCGCCCAGGTCCTGGACGGCGTTCTTGAACGCGGTCGAGTGCCGGTAGGCGAACGCGTTGTCCGTGATGACCCGCTCGATCCGGGTGATCCCGCGCCCGGCGAAGTACGCCGCTGCGCGGGTCAGGAACCCGGCCGCGGTCGCGCCTTTCTCATCGGGATGGATCTCCGCGTAGGCGAGACGGGTGTGGTCATCGACCGCGGCATGGACGTAATCGAACCCGATCCCGCGGCCGCGGACCTGCTCGCTGCGCCCGTGGACCCGCCAGCCGCCTCCGTCCGGGATCCTCCCGAGCTTCTTCACGTCCACGTGGATCAGATCACCCGGATGCTCGTGCTCATACCGGTGCGCCGTTGACCGGGATGCCCGGATCACCGCCCCGGTTACAGGGTCCAACCATGCCAACGGCGGCGCCCCGTGCCGGCGCAGGATCCGGGAGATCGTGCGGGCCGGAACGCTCGTCACCGGAGCCAGCCGGGCGGGCCCGAACCGAAGTTCCGCGCGCGCAGCCAGCACGGCGCCTTCCTGTTCCGGACTCGTCCTCGCCGGCATCGACCGTGGTCTCGAGGACCGATCCGCGAGCCCCGCGACACCCTCCTGACGGAACCGGGCCACCCACCGATGCGCGCACTGACGCGACACCCCGAGCTCGCGAGCCACATGCGACACCGGACGACGATCCTCGACTACCCGACGCACGAGGAGAAGCCGACCATGAACAGTCAACCGGGCATTAGCGTGGGACATCGAGGCCTCCTGGCGATGGTTGAACTAGACAGCTCCATCAAGCCAGGAGGCCTCTTCACACGCCCCGAAGTGTCACCAACGTCACGGCCGAGTACATCTAGGCCGGTCGGTCGACCGGCTCTCCCTCCCGGTCTACTCCGACGCGCGCAGCCGCGGCCTCGACGCCGAGATAGTTGACACCTGTCCACCACAGGAATATGGTTGCCCGTAGTCAACTACCCGGAGGATCATGTCCCAGCACCACCCGGCCCCCGCAGCTCCCGCGAAGGCCCCCCGCCGTACCGTCTCCGCCGACGGATCCATGTCGAAGCGCCAGGTCCTGGAGTCCCTCTCGGGCCTCCTCCTCGGCATGTTCGTCTCGATCCTCGCCGGCACCGTCGTCTCGACCTCGCTGCCGATCATCATCAGCGACCTCAAGGGCGACCAGTCGGGCTACACCTGGGTCGTCACCGCGACCCTGCTCGCCACCACGGTGAGCACCCCGCTCTGGGGCAAGTTCGCCGACCTCTTCAACCGCAAGCTGCTCATCCAGCTCGCGCTCGGCGTCTTCGTGCTGGGATCCGCGCTCGCCGGCTTCTCGCAGAACACCGAGACGCTCATCGCCTTCCGCGTTCTGCAGGGCCTCGGCGCCGGCGGCCTCGCCGCGCTGAGCCAGATCATCATGGCCGACATCATCAGCCCGCGTGACCGCGGCCGCTACGCCGGCCTCTTCGGTGCCGTCATGGCCGTCGGCACCGTCGGCGGCCCGCTCCTCGGCGGCGTCGTGACGGACGCGTTCGGCTGGCGCTGGAACTTCTTCATCGCGCTGCCCATCGCGATCATCGCGATCATCCTGCTGCAGGTCACCCTGCACCTCCCCCAGCACCCGAAGCGCAAGGTGCACGTCGACTACCTCGGCGCGGTCTTCATCGCCAGCGGCGTCTCGCTGCTGCTCATCTGGGTCTCGCAGGCCGGCACGCAGTTCGAGTGGGCCTCGGGCACCTCGTACCTCATGGCCGGCGGCGCGGTCGTGCTGCTGATCGCCGCAGTGATCACCGAGCTCAAGGTCTCCGAGCCGATCATCCCGCTCACGATGTTCCGCAACCGCACCTTCACGCTCTCCGTGCTCGCGAGCCTCGCGGTCGGCATCTCGCTGTTCGGCACCTCGGTCTTCCTCGCGCAGTACATGCAGCTGTCGCGCGGCGCGACGCCCACGCAGTCGGGCCTCCTGACGATTCCGCTCATGGCGGGCCTGCTCATCTCCTCGACCGTGTTCGGCACCCTGATCAGCCGCCGCGGCAAGTGGAAGGCGATCATGATCTCCGGCGCCGTGCTCATCGTCGCCGGCACGTCGCTCCTCTCCACGCTCCGCTACGACACCGACTTCCTGCTCGTGGGCATCTACATGTTCGTGCTCGGCGCGGGCCTCGGCATGCTCATGCAGAACCTCGTCCTCGTCGTGCAGAACGCCATCGAGGTCAAGAACCTGGGCGTCGCCACCAGCGCCGTCACGTTCTTCCGCAGCCTCGGCGGCACGATCGGCGTCTCGGTGCTCGGCTCGATCCTCGGCACGATCATCGCGTCGGAGATCACCGCCGGGATCACGAAGCTCGCCCCGGCCGACCAGGCGGCGGCCGCGCAGGCGCTCGGCTCCGGCGTCATCCCGCAGGTCTCGCAGCTCAGCCCCGCGGTGCGCACCGTGGTCGAGAGCGCGTACGGCGTGGGCATCGGCGACGTGTTCCTCTACAGCGTGCCGCTCGCGATCGTGTCGCTCCTCGCGGTGATCTTCCTGCCCAACGCGCAGCTCGGCAGCAAGAACGCCGTGCAGCTGAAGAGCGACCGGACCGCCGCGCCCGAGGCCCGGGACGTGCACCGCACCGACGCCGAGGACGCGCTCATCGGCGCATCCGCGGGCGCGGTCGCCCTCGCCCCGGCCGGCGAGGCGAACCCGACCGGGTCGATCCGCCTCCCCGAGGCCGAGAACGCGGGAGCCGACTCCCGCCGATGACGGACGAGGACCGCTCCCCCGGGGGCGACGCCCCGGGGGTCGCCGCCGGCATCGCCGAGGTGGAGGAGCAGATGACCGCCCTCGCCGCGCGCATCCGGGCGACGACCCGGGAGGCCGCGGCGGCGATCCACCCGGAGCTGCCGCCCATCGGCTACAAGATGCTCCGCGTGATCCGCCGGTGCGGCGCCGCCCACGCGAGCGCCGTCGCCGACCAGCTCGGCGTCGACCGCAGCGTCGTCAGTCGGCAGCTCCGCCAGCTCCAGGACCTGGGGCTCGTGGAGGTGGGCGCCGACGCGCAGGATGGCCGCGTGCGCGTGCTCGCGCTCACGGCCGCGGGCCGCGCGGGCGTCGAGGCCGACGACGCGCAGGGCGGCAGCCGCCTGATCCGCGGCCTCGGCGGGTGGAGCCGCGCGGACCTCGACGCGTTCGCCGGGTACCTCGCGCGGCTCAACGCCGGAGCGGATGCCGGGGTCGACGTGGCGGCGGGACCCGGATCGGCACCCGGCGCCGCCGCGTGCCCCGCGGATCCGGTGCCCACGAATCCGGGCGCCCGCGCGGCCTGAGCCCACGGCGGCCCGCCGGGTCAGCTGGCCGGCGGACGTCCGAGCAGCAGGGTGAGGAAGCCCAGCGTGCCGCGGTAACCCTCGAGCCACGCCCGGCGGTGCTCGACCGACGCGGCCATCACCTGATCGCCGTCGGGGTCGTCCGGGTGGTCCAGCGCCCACCGCGCGAGCGCGCCGGTCCACGACCACTCGTAGTCGTCCCACTCCTGCAGGGTGCTGACGTGCCCCTGCAGCGGCACCCATCCGTTCGTGGCGGCGAGCTCCACAGTGGCCGCCAGGTCGCGGTAGTCGTCCAGCTCCGAGCCGAGGAGATCCAGCACCCGCGGGGTCGGCGTCCGCTCCCAGAAGCACTCGCCGACGAGCGCCCGACCGCCCGCGCGCAGGTGCCCGTCGATCGCGGACAGGGTCGGCTCGAGGCCGCCGAAGGCGTGCGTCGCCCCCACGCTGAGCACGACGTCGAACCCGTCGTAGGACGTCCACAAGCGGGCGTCGGCGCAGACGAGCTCGAGGCGGTTGGAGAGGCCCTCGCGCTCGGCCTGCTCGCGCACGCGGCCGAAGCCCGCGTCGGAGTGGTCGACCCCGACCGCCGTCAGCGACGGCTCGAGACGCAGGGCCCGCAGCAGCCAGCTGCCGTCGCCGCACCCGAGGTCGAGGACGGCGCCCTGCCCGGTGACCGCGGCCGCGAGGAGGCGATCGACGCTGTCGTCGCCCAACGGGGAGGCGATCGGGTGGTCCGCGTGGGCCAGGTCGCTTATCCGGTCCCTGTCCATGGCCTCACCCTAGGGCGAGGACGGATCGCGTCGGATGCCGGCCGGGCGGACGGGCGCGGACCGCCGGACTGCGCTCAGTCCTCCACGCGCACGCGGAAGTGCCGCGCGAAGACCGGGCCGAGCGCCATGAGCTGGGTCGAGTGGAGGACGGCGCCGCGGAGGCCGTCGGGGGTGTCGAGGTCCATGATCTCGGCGCCGCGGAGATCCAGGTGCGTGAGCGACGAGTCGGCGAGGTCGAGCGTGCCGATGGTGGTGCGGGCGAACGCGATGCGCATGCCGGCGGTGCCGCGGAGGTCCAGCTCCTCGATGGCGCAGTCGGTGATGAGCAGGTCGGTGATCTTCGAGCCGCGCAGGTTCACGAAGCCGAGGCGGCAGTCGGTGATGTGCACCGAGGAGAGCGTGGCGTCGTAGAGCTCCGCGGATCCGACGCGCGAGCCCTCGAGCCGCACGTCGCGCATGCGCATCCGGGGCGCCTTCAGCACGGGCGCGTCGAGGCGCGAGGCGAGCACGTCCACGAGGCTCGCGGCCGTGAGGTCGGCCTCGTGCAGGCGGATCCGCTCGAGCACGCACTCCTCGAACCCGATGTCCACCAGGTCGGCGTCCGACAGGTCGGCATCGGCGAACCGCCGCCGCTCGAAGGACGCGTGCGCGTCGAGGTCGGACGGGTCGCCGTCCGCGAGTCCGTCGAGCCGCGGATCGCTGATCCGCGGCGGCAGGATGCGGGGGGGATGCGGCCATGCGGGACCTCCAGGTGCGGTGCGGGACGCCGTCGGCGAGAGCTACCTCCCACGCTACGGGAGCCCCACGTCCGTCGGGCCGCCATGCGGACGGACCGGTCGCCTCCCTCCGCGCACCGTCGGCCATCCGGAACGGCGTGAGCAGCCGGGCCCGTGCCGATGGGCCGCTGCGGTGGTAGGGGCGCATTCTCCGCCGTCGTCGGCTCTGCCCCCCTCTCCGAGATGCACGCTGCCTCGTCCTTCGCGGCGGTGCTCGCCGCGGCGGCGCGGGCCCGGATGTCCGCCCAGGAGTTGCGCGGCGGGGGATCCTCGCCCCACGACGACCGGGCGCCCTTGTGCACGAGGAGACCGCCGGGCCGCCGCGCATGGCTACTTTGTCCCACGCTGCCATCGCCGTGGACGCCCACGTCCATTTCCGACCCAATGCGGGAGGCAGCCCTGTCAGATCGGTACCCAGATGTCCCCTCTCTCGTCGCGTCCCCGGCTACGTCTCCATCGTCGTCGCCACGGTCACGCAGGAGCCTCGACAACGAGCCCCCGAACCACCCCTCATACCCGCAGGTGGACACGGGCCCTCGTGGTACTGGCTGCCGTCTCCGCACTCATCCTCTCCTCACCGGTGTCCGCGGCGAACGCCGCGCCGCCACTGAATCCCGACCGCATTCGCCTCCCCATCGTCGCCGGCACCAAGCTCAACGGCGATGCGGGCAGCTGTACCGCGGGAGCCGTCCTCCAGTACGACTTCTACCAGCTGCTCCCCGCCGGATTCGCGGCGAAAGCGACCCGGTACGTGGTCACGGCCAAGCACTGCTTCGCCGTCGGCGAGATCGTCCGCGTGGGCGGAGTGCCCGTGGGCCATGTCATCGAGCAGGCGGAGCACGCGGATCTCGAGCTCGTGGAGATCGACGCGAAGCTGGACCCGTCCGCCGGGCTCCACTGTGCAACACACGGGAGCCATCCCGCCTTCTGCGCGCACAACTACTACGTTCCCCGCGCGACGGGCGAGATCATCACCAATTCCGGAGGCCACCCTCGGCGCATGCCCGTCGAAGGCCACACGGAAGCGCCCGCCGGCCGCTTCTGCACCAGCGGCTACTTCACGGGGGTCCAGTGCGATTGGACCAGCTTCCGGGGCCCCGAACCCCAGCCCAGCCACGGTGACATACATTCCTTGAAGGCCGCGGAGTCACCCGTGCTGGGGACGACGGACGCGGGCGACTCTGGCGGCCCGGTGTACACCTACGACCGTGAGCTCATCGGCATCAACTCGCAGAGCGCGTATTTCGGTTCGATCCTGTTTTACGTGCCCTTCTCCTTCGTGTTCTCCAACTTTCCGGGCTACTCCTTGGCGACGAACAGGTGAGCGAGGGCCGCAAGACGCCGCGCCGGTGAGCGGGGATCCGCACGATCGCAGCCCACGGCCGCCGTGAAGCGCTCCGAGGTTCCCGTCGACGCGGTGTTGCGCGAAGCGACAGCGAGCCGCGCAGGTTCACGAAGCCGAGGCGGCAGTCGGTGATGTGCACCGAGGAGAGCGTGGCGTCGTAGAGCTCCGCGGATCCGACGCGCGAGCCCTCGAGCCGCACGTCGCGCATGCGCATCCGGGGCGCCTTCAGCACGGGCGCGTCGAGGCGCGAGGCGAGCACGTCCACGAGGCTCGCGGCCGTGAGGTCGGCCTCGTGCAGGCGGATCCGCTCGAGCACGCACTCCTCGAACCCGATGTCCACCAGGTCGGCGTCCGACAGGTCGGCATCGGCGAACCGCCGCCGCTCGAAGGACGCGTGCGCGTCGAGGTCGGACGGGTCGCCGTCCGCGAGTCCGTCGAGCCGCGGATCGCTGATCCGGGGCGGGAGGATGCGGGGGATGCGGCCATGCGGGCCTCCGGGTGCGGGTCGGTGCAGGATGCGGGCCGCCGTGTGGCGGCCCGCTCCACGGTACGGGAGACCCCCGGGGTCACCGCCCGGTCTGGCGGAGGTAGGCGGCGTAGAAGCCCGCGCCCATCATCCGGGCGCCGACGGCGTCGTAGTGGATGAAGGCCTCGCCCTCGTTGGCGTGCCCCGAGACGCCGGGCACGTACGCGACCTCCTTCCGCAGGGAGCGCAGGCCCTGGTGCACCGCGTCGATGTCCTGACGCGCCGCATCCGATCCGATCCACTCGGGGACCATCCCCCCGACCAGGAACGGCACGGGACCGTAGCGCACGGCCAGGCCGGACTCGAGCTCGAGGAGCCGGTCGGCGTACTTGACCTTGGCCGCCACCCGCCCTGCGGCGGTGGGGGCCGACGAGATGGCGTTCGCATCCGACTCTCCCTGCGCCCAGATGATCGCGACCAGCCGGTTGTCCGGATCGAGCGCCAGCGCGTTGTCGATCTGGGTGGTCGCGTTCGCGTAGAGGTTCGTGAGGCCGGCCTCGACCGAGCCCTG
This window of the Clavibacter sepedonicus genome carries:
- a CDS encoding pentapeptide repeat-containing protein, translating into MDIGFEECVLERIRLHEADLTAASLVDVLASRLDAPVLKAPRMRMRDVRLEGSRVGSAELYDATLSSVHITDCRLGFVNLRGSKITDLLITDCAIEELDLRGTAGMRIAFARTTIGTLDLADSSLTHLDLRGAEIMDLDTPDGLRGAVLHSTQLMALGPVFARHFRVRVED
- a CDS encoding IS481 family transposase produces the protein MSHANARLTVHGRLLLVRRVVEDRRPVSHVARELGVSRQCAHRWVARFRQEGVAGLADRSSRPRSMPARTSPEQEGAVLAARAELRFGPARLAPVTSVPARTISRILRRHGAPPLAWLDPVTGAVIRASRSTAHRYEHEHPGDLIHVDVKKLGRIPDGGGWRVHGRSEQVRGRGIGFDYVHAAVDDHTRLAYAEIHPDEKGATAAGFLTRAAAYFAGRGITRIERVITDNAFAYRHSTAFKNAVQDLGARQKFIRPHCPWQNGKVERFNRTLATEWAYRQPFTSNQHRADALDPFIEHYNTERIHSSHGLTPAARVSPTS
- a CDS encoding DUF1905 domain-containing protein, translated to MSDDLPLDFTAPLWAWEARRELWTFVSLPVELGGMLRELGEAGRRGFGSVPVRVRVGTTTWRTSVFPQGDGTWVLPIKRAVRDAQGLEVGAPVYVDLEPMP
- a CDS encoding chymotrypsin family serine protease produces the protein MVLAAVSALILSSPVSAANAAPPLNPDRIRLPIVAGTKLNGDAGSCTAGAVLQYDFYQLLPAGFAAKATRYVVTAKHCFAVGEIVRVGGVPVGHVIEQAEHADLELVEIDAKLDPSAGLHCATHGSHPAFCAHNYYVPRATGEIITNSGGHPRRMPVEGHTEAPAGRFCTSGYFTGVQCDWTSFRGPEPQPSHGDIHSLKAAESPVLGTTDAGDSGGPVYTYDRELIGINSQSAYFGSILFYVPFSFVFSNFPGYSLATNR
- a CDS encoding SAM-dependent methyltransferase, producing the protein MDRDRISDLAHADHPIASPLGDDSVDRLLAAAVTGQGAVLDLGCGDGSWLLRALRLEPSLTAVGVDHSDAGFGRVREQAEREGLSNRLELVCADARLWTSYDGFDVVLSVGATHAFGGLEPTLSAIDGHLRAGGRALVGECFWERTPTPRVLDLLGSELDDYRDLAATVELAATNGWVPLQGHVSTLQEWDDYEWSWTGALARWALDHPDDPDGDQVMAASVEHRRAWLEGYRGTLGFLTLLLGRPPAS
- a CDS encoding MarR family winged helix-turn-helix transcriptional regulator — translated: MTDEDRSPGGDAPGVAAGIAEVEEQMTALAARIRATTREAAAAIHPELPPIGYKMLRVIRRCGAAHASAVADQLGVDRSVVSRQLRQLQDLGLVEVGADAQDGRVRVLALTAAGRAGVEADDAQGGSRLIRGLGGWSRADLDAFAGYLARLNAGADAGVDVAAGPGSAPGAAACPADPVPTNPGARAA
- a CDS encoding P-loop NTPase family protein, whose product is MTDAVILTGTVGAGKTTTMHALGALLAARGVPHALVDADALRLLHPAPADDPFHQELMLRNLGDLSRNHREAGARVVVVAAVVERADDLPAYAAALGSHEPLLVRLTVDADAVRARLDARHGEDDAALAWHRARAPELAAIIDAAGLGGLAIDTTSHSPADVAALVADRAGWWARPRVE
- a CDS encoding VOC family protein, which encodes MVDSVATVWLPVQDMTRAVAFYRDTLGLTVTSEDADWSEIDADGLMIGLNAREEASGSSSGGAVISFTPEGSIEDELERIRARGAEITGEISDHEWGRILPFQDSEGNDLQLYSPPVGG
- a CDS encoding SDR family oxidoreductase; this encodes MSVDGRVVVVAGASSAAGRAVAAELTAAGARVVAVGTDAGRLADVDAERLEVCDLADHAAVVDLAARIRADLGGVDGLIHLVGGWRGGNGLEGQTDDDWDFLHERLVTTLRNTTRAFDADLQASEAGRLAIVSSTAVQRPYPGGANYSTAKIAAETWVRAVDRGFSKAGSPARTTIFVVKALGGLERALARRVVGLWTTVPPERDLIEA
- a CDS encoding MDR family MFS transporter; translation: MSQHHPAPAAPAKAPRRTVSADGSMSKRQVLESLSGLLLGMFVSILAGTVVSTSLPIIISDLKGDQSGYTWVVTATLLATTVSTPLWGKFADLFNRKLLIQLALGVFVLGSALAGFSQNTETLIAFRVLQGLGAGGLAALSQIIMADIISPRDRGRYAGLFGAVMAVGTVGGPLLGGVVTDAFGWRWNFFIALPIAIIAIILLQVTLHLPQHPKRKVHVDYLGAVFIASGVSLLLIWVSQAGTQFEWASGTSYLMAGGAVVLLIAAVITELKVSEPIIPLTMFRNRTFTLSVLASLAVGISLFGTSVFLAQYMQLSRGATPTQSGLLTIPLMAGLLISSTVFGTLISRRGKWKAIMISGAVLIVAGTSLLSTLRYDTDFLLVGIYMFVLGAGLGMLMQNLVLVVQNAIEVKNLGVATSAVTFFRSLGGTIGVSVLGSILGTIIASEITAGITKLAPADQAAAAQALGSGVIPQVSQLSPAVRTVVESAYGVGIGDVFLYSVPLAIVSLLAVIFLPNAQLGSKNAVQLKSDRTAAPEARDVHRTDAEDALIGASAGAVALAPAGEANPTGSIRLPEAENAGADSRR